The following DNA comes from Candidatus Omnitrophota bacterium.
AGGGGTTACGTTACCCCGCAGGACGTAAAAGCGGTAGGCTTCGATATTCTCAGGCACAGGGTGCTCCTAAGTTACGAGGCCGAGGCTGAGGATATGACGCCGGAAGACATGATAACGACGATATTCGAAAAGGTGCCGATACCGTAATCATGATACCGATAGAGATACTGAAAAAAATAAAACTGATACAGATATCCACGGCAAAGAAAGCCACGGACCTTTTTGCCGGAGAGTATAAAAGCGTCTTCAAGGGCCGGGGCCTCGAGTTCGAGGAGGTGCGTGAATACGTGCCCGGTGACCCTATTCGGTCCATAGACTGGAACGTGACCGCCCGGATGGGAAAGCCCTATATCAAGAAGATGATAGAGGAGAGGGAGCTTACGATAATGTTCCTTCTGGACCTTTCCCGGTCAAGCTGTTTCGGCAGCGTCAACAAGCTCAAGAGGGACCTGGCCGCGGAGGTATGCGCGGTCCTGGCTGCCGCGGCAACGAAGAACAACGATAAAGTGGGGCTAATAGTCTTTACCGACAGGATAGAGTTTTACATGCCCCCCAGGAAGGGCACGAAGCACGTTTTCAAGCTTATCCGCGAGGCGCTGTATTTTAAGCCGGAAGGGCGGGGTACGGATATCCCGGGGTGTCTTGAGTTCCTGGACAGGGTAACGAATAAGAGCACGGTCACCTTCATAATATCGGATTTTTACGCGGAGAACCTGAAAAAACCGCTCTCAATAGCGAGCAAAAAGCACGATGTCGTGGCTGTCCACATCTCTGACCCCAGGGACATGGAGATGCCGAACGTGGGAGTGGTGGAGCTGGAAGACTCCGAGACCGGGAAGAGTTATCTGGTGGATACTTCCGACAGCAGTGTGAGAGAGGAATACACAAGAGGGGCCCTTAAAAAGGCAGAGGAACGCAAGAAAATCTTCTATTCGGTAGGAATGGACAGGGTGCTTGTGAGTACCGCGGAGCCTTACGAAAAGGCCCTTATAAGGTTTTTCAGCACGAGACGGACAAAGAAATAAGGCAGGTGCGAGGTAAGATGGTCAAATTACCCCCGAAAAAGGTTTTTGATGTCGAAAAATACCGCATGGAACATGCTCCCACGGTTTGGTCCAGGGTAGGGCGCATCGTGGAAAGGATCGGCGGTCCCAGGCGTATTGCCGTCTATTCACTGATGTTCATTCTCTTGGTGGCAGGCGTTGTCTATTACGCGTTCTTCAGGCCGGTCCCCCTTAAGGTGACCGCCTCGGTGCATCCGGGAAGGATACTTATCGGGGATACGGCCGAGTTCACCCTGAGGATTATCCGGGACAAGGATACCGAGATAGAACTTCCCGACCTCGAGAAAGAGCTGGAAGATTTCCAGATCCGCGGTAAAGAGACCGTTAAAAGCGCCTTTTCCAGGAGAAGGGTAAGAAAGACCGTTTACCGGATAACCAAGTATGAGCCCGGTGAATACAAGATACCGCCCTTACCGGTATTATACCGGGGCAAAGGCAGGATCTGGAAGACCGCCAATACCAGGGAGGTTACCCTGAGGGTCAGGAGGCTCGTCCGGTTGGACGACATTGAGCCCGGCAGGCGTATCAATATCGGCGGAAGGATCAAAGGCGGGATGAAGGGTACCGGCATGCCATCGTCTCCCGGAGCTTCGGGTATGGGAGAAGGTCCCTCCGTGGCTGCTCCCATACGGTTCTATATACACGATCTTGAAGGGCCCAGGAAGATCTATACCTGGAAGGATATAGCTTTAAGGGCCGGGTTATATACTGCAGGCGGTATCCTGCTTCTATTCATAGGGCTTATCGTAATAAACACCATAAGGTACAAACCGGGCCCCGGTCCCGTGCCTCTGCACGTTATGGCGCTTGATGCGCTCGGGAAGCTGCGCTCTGAAAAACTACTTGAGAAACAGGAGTATAAAGAGTTCTGCCTCGGGCTTTCGAGGACCCTGATGGGTTATGTGAGGATACGCTTTAAGATGAGGCCGGTGGAGATGACGAGCCAGGAGTTCATTAATGATCTTGAGCAAGTGGAGGCGCTCGGTAAAAAAGACAAGGATTTCGTTAAAGATGCCATCTCTTTATGTGACAGGATAAAGTATTCCCCCGGGGAAGCGGATAAAAAATATCTGGAAGATCTTCTCGGGAAAGTTAAAGCTTTCGTCGAAAAGACAAGGGAACGCGAAGAGGAGGAAGAGGAAAAGTGATATTCAAGAACCCTTTTGTATTATCGCTTCTATTGGCGTATTTCTTCGCGCTTTTCA
Coding sequences within:
- a CDS encoding DUF58 domain-containing protein — its product is MIPIEILKKIKLIQISTAKKATDLFAGEYKSVFKGRGLEFEEVREYVPGDPIRSIDWNVTARMGKPYIKKMIEERELTIMFLLDLSRSSCFGSVNKLKRDLAAEVCAVLAAAATKNNDKVGLIVFTDRIEFYMPPRKGTKHVFKLIREALYFKPEGRGTDIPGCLEFLDRVTNKSTVTFIISDFYAENLKKPLSIASKKHDVVAVHISDPRDMEMPNVGVVELEDSETGKSYLVDTSDSSVREEYTRGALKKAEERKKIFYSVGMDRVLVSTAEPYEKALIRFFSTRRTKK